From the genome of Pseudoxanthomonas sp.:
GTCGGCAGCGGTCATGTCGCGCTGGCGCCCCAGGTCGATCAGCGCACTGCCCTTGGCGGCATTGGCCGGGTCGGCCAGCTGCGCGTCGATCCCGGCCAGCGCGGCTTCCAGCTCGGCCATCTTTTCCTCGGCGGCCTTGAGCTTGTGCGGATTCGGCGGTTTCTTCTGCGTAATCGGCTTGGTCGGCGGCGGCGGTGTGGGCGCGGCGGCCGCCATCTTCTGCTTGGTGCCCTGCGCATTGGGACGACTGCGCAACCACGCGGCGTATTCGTCCAGGTCACCCGCGAACGGCTCGACCACGCCATCGGCCACGCGCCAGAAGGTGTCGCAGACCAGGCCAATCAGATGGCGGTCATGGCTGACCATCACGATCGCGCCTTCGAAGATGCTCAGCGCTTCGGCCAGCGCCTCGCGCATTTCCAGGTCAAGGTGGTTGGTCGGTTCGTCGAGCAGCAGCACGTTGGGCTGCTGCCAGGCGATCAATGCCAGCGCCAGGCGCGCGCGCTCGCCGCCGGAGAAACCGTCGACCACTTCAAACGCGCGGTCGCCCGGGAAATTCCACTTGCCCAGGAAATCGCGGAACGATTGCGTGGACGCATCCGGCGAGATCTCGCGGAAATGGTCGATCGGCGACTGGCCTTCATGCAGCGATTCCACCGTGTGCTGGGCGAAGTAACCGATGCGCAGGTCCGGGTGCGCACTGCGCTCGCCCTTCACCGGCTGCAGCTCGCCAACCAGCGTTTTCACCAGCGTCGACTTACCCGCGCCGTTCGGACCAAGCAGGCCGATGCGGTCGCCCGCCTCCAGGCCGAAGCCGACGTCGTGCAGGATCACCGCGTCATCGCCGTAACCGCAATCGGCATGGTTCAGGCGGATCAGCGAATACGGCAGGCGGGCCGGCTCGGAGAACTCGATGCGGAACTCGCGCTCGGCGCGCACCGCCTCGGTGCCCGCCATCTTGGCCAGGCGCTTGATCCGGCTCTGGGCCTGGCTGGCCTTGCTGGCCTGCGCCTTGAAGCGATCAATGAAGGACTGCAGATGCGCGCGTTCGGCCTCGGCCTTCTCGTGCTGGATCTGCTGCTGGCGCAGGTGCTCGGTGCGCTGGCGTTCGAAGTCGGTGTAACCGCCGACGTAGAGCTTCGCGCCGCCGCCGTGCAGGTGCAGCGTATGGGTGGCGACGTTGTCCAGGAACTCGCGGTCATGCGAGATCAGCAGCAACGTACCCGGGTATTTCAGCAACCACTGTTCCAGCCAGAACACCGCATCCAGGTCCAAGTGGTTGGTCGGTTCGTCAAGCAGCAGCAGGTCGCTGGGCATCATCAGCGCGCGCGCGAGGTTCAGGCGCACGCGCCAGCCGCCGGAGAAATCCTTGACCGCGCGGCTGTGGGTTTCGGGTGGGAAGCCCAGGCCGTGCAGCAGCTTGCCGGCACGCGCCTGGGCGTCGTAACCACCAACCTCTTCCATGCGGATATGCACGGCAGCCACCGCTTCCCAGTCCTCGCGTGCAACCGCATCGGCTTCGGCAGCCAGCACTTCGGCCACTTCGGTATCGCCACCCAGGACGAAATCCAGGGCTGGGTCGGGTAGCGCCGGGGTTTCCTGCGCCACGCTGGCGGTGCGCACCTTGCCCGGCAGCTCGACATCGCCCTTGTCGGCTTCCAGCTCGCCTTTCACGGCCGCGAACAGGCTGGATTTACCGGTGCCGTTGCGGCCCACCACACCGACGCGGTAGCCGGCGTGCATGGTCAGGTCGACGTTGGACAACAGGAGGCGTTCGCCGCGGCGAAGGGCGAAGTTACGGAGCGAAATCACGGGAAGGTCCGATGCAACGAGGGGTGGCTGGCGCCAGGCCGCGCAGTGTACCAGCGCGATCCAAATCCACCTGGTGCGGGCTGGTGGTGGACCGGATGCACGGCGCGGCCATTCCAGGGAATCTGCACTCTCACTCAGCCGCGGGAAGCACGGTGCGAGGGCAACCAATGACGGCAGCCCGCGCATCGGCAAGACAAGCGCCCTGCCCCGCACGCCCCATTGAAGGGAACTGCAAACGTTTCACGCAACTCCGCGACACCATCGCATGGCGCCACAGCCACCGCGCGTCATAACGGAATGTCATGATGACACGTCAATAGTTATAACTGAAAGTAATGACAAGCGCCTTTGCCTTAACGAATACTTGACGAACACCTCGGCCAGGGCGTGCGTACAAGCCCATCCTGCCGGCCAGGTGCCCCACCGTTGCCGGAGTCCGCTTCCATGATTCGCTCGCAGTCCCAGCTCGCCATTGCCATCGTCCTCGCGCTGTCCACCAGCGCCGTCCACGCACAGGACGCTACTTCTTCGCAGAAAACAGCCAGCACGCTCGATACGGTGATCGTCACCGGCACCCATGTTGCCAATCGCACCGTGGCCGAATCGCAGTCGGCGATCGACATCATCACGCCCGAGACCCTGCAGGCCACCGGGACGACCGAGCTGGCGACGGCGCTGTCGCGCGCCCTGCCCTCACTGAACTTCCCGCGTCCGGCGCTGGTGGACGGCACCAGCGGTGTGCGCCCGGCGCAGCTGCGTGGCCTGTCGCCCGACCAGGTGCTGGTGCTGGTCAACGGCAAGCGCTATCACCCTTCGGCGGCGATCAACCTCAACGGCAGCATCGGCCGTGGCTCCTCTGCGGTGGATCTCAACAGCATCCCGGTCGCCGCCATCGAGCGCGTGGAAGTGCTGCGTGATGGCGCATCAGCCCAGTACGGCTCCGATGCCATCGCCGGTGTGATCAACATCGTGCTCAAGGGTTCGGGCAAGGGCGGCAGCCTGGCCGTGAACTACGGTGGATATTCCGCGGGCGATGGCGAGCAGTTCCAGCTCTCCGGCGACACGGGCGTTGAATTCGGCAACGGCCGAGGCAGCCTGCACGTGGCCGGACAGGTCGGCAACCAGGATGCGACCAACCGGTCCGGCGCCTATGCGGGCACCACGCCCAATACTGGCAATTACCCGGCCGTCGGCGAGAAAGCCTTCATCATCGGCGACCCCAAGGTGGATGCAGGCGCGGTCTCGGCCAACGCCAGCTTTGACTTCACCAACAACATCACCGGCTACGCCACGGCGATCCTCAGCAACCGCGACATCGATTCGTACGCGTTCTACCGTTCGCCCAACCACAACAGCCAGACCGCGCTGCTGGCGCAGTTCTATCCGGACGGCTACGTTCCGGTGATCAACCAGTATTCCAAGGACCGCTCATTCCTGGCTGGCGTGAAGGGTTCCACCGACGGCGGCTTCACCTGGGATGTCAGCTACAACTACGGCTACAACAAGATCGATTACTACACCCGCAACTCGATCAACTACTCACTGGGCACTGACAGCCCGACCAGCTTCTACGATGGTGCACTGGAGTACACCCAGAACATCTTCAACGCCGATTTCACCCAGTCGCTGGACTGGGGCTTGGCCTATCCGGTGACCTGGTCCTTCGGCACCGAATACCGCCAGGAAAAATGGAACCAATCGCCTGGCGAGGTAGCGTCCTATACCGGTAGCGGTGCGCAGGGCTTCATCGGCTTCACCGCGGCCAACGCCGTGCACGCCGACCGCCACAATTACGCGTTCTACACTGGCCTGGAAGCTGACATCACCGACAAGTTCTCCGCAGGCCTGACCGGCCGCTTCGAGGATTATTCGGACTTCGGCAGCAAGGTCTCGGGCAAGTTGTCGGCGCGCTATGCCTTCACCGACCGGATCGCGCTGCGCGCCACCGCGTCCAACGGCTTCCGTGCACCGTCGCTGGCCCAGCAGAGCTTCCAGGCCATTTCCAGCACGGTGACCAATGGCATCTTCTACCAGAGCGGCACGTTCCCGGCCAACAGCGCCGTGGCGCAGGCCCTGGGGGCCACGCCGCTCAAGGCCGAAACCTCCATCAACTACAGCGTGGGCCTGGTCCTGCAGCCGACCGACCAGTTCTCGCTGACGGTGGACGCCTACCAGATCAAGATCGATGATCGCATCCTGCTGTCTTCCAACATCACCACCACCACCGCCGCGCAGGCGTTGCTGGCCAGCCTGGGCCAGGACCAGGTGACCCAGTTCCGGTATTTCACCAACGCTGCAGATACACGCACCCGCGGCGTGGACGTCGTGGGCACGTACGCGATCCCGTTCGCCGCCAGCGGCCTGGACCTGACCGCCAGCTACAGCTATGGCAAGACCGAGGTGACCAGCCTGGACGCTTCGCCGAGCGTGCTGACCGACCTGGGCATCACCACCAGCCTGATCGGCCGTGACGAAATCGGCCGCCTGGAAGACAGCTTCCCCAAGAGCAAGGCGATCCTTGGCGGCACCTGGCATTCGGATCACTGGAGCCTGGGCCTGACTGGCACCCGCTACGGCAGCGTCACCGTGCGTAGTTCGACCACGCCAGCCAACGACCAGACCTACGCGGCCAAGTGGCTGGTCGACCTGACTGCCAGCTACAAGCCGACCAGCCAGTGGACGCTGACCCTGGGTGTGGACAATGTGTTCGACACGTATCCGGACAAGAACTGGTACGTGAACTCCACCAGCGGCGTATTCCCTTACAGCAACTACTCGCCGTTCGGCTTCAACGGCGCCTATGCCTACGGCAAGGTGGCCTACACCTGGTAAGCCGTCGCCACATGCTCCACCTACAGAACCCCGGCCCCTTGCCGGGGTTCTGCTTTGTGGGGAAGGCCCCATCGCAACGACGGTTGTCGGATGGATCTTGTGTAGAGCGGAGCTTGTGGCAATCCCCTTTTTGGGACTCCGCTGCCTTTCGGACAGATCCTCGGGAAGGCCACAGCAGAGCCCCAAGACGGAATTGCCACAAGCTCCGCTCTACATCTGCCAGATACACATCGACACCTCAGTACCACACGCACATCAGCCTCCATTGCAAAGGCGTAAGGTCGCCGATGTCCTGCCTGTCATCGATGTCATCTTTGATAGACGGCATGAACCGATCAGTCACTTTCGATTTGCCCTGCCTGTCCTTGCTGAGCGACACTGCAATGAACGGGATACGGACATAACGGGGAAATGCCATGCACCACGACACCAGCCTGATTGACATCATCGCCGTCGGCCTGGCGGTGGCCTTCGTGTTCGGCGCCCTGGCCAACAAACTCAAACTCTCGCCGCTGGTGGGCTACCTGGTGGCGGGCATGGTGGTCGGTCCATTCACCCCGGGCTTCGTTGCCGACCAGCACCTGGCCACGCAGCTGTCCGAACTGGGCGTGATGCTGCTGATGTTCGGCGTGGGCCTGCATTTCTCGCTGGCCGACCTGATGTCGGTCAAGAAGATCGCCATCCCCGGCGCGGTCGTGCAGATCGCGGTGGCCACCCTGCTCGGCTGGGGGCTGGCGTGGTGGATGGACTGGAATCCGCTGCAGGGCTTCGTGTTCGGCCTGGCACTGTCGGTGGCCAGCACCGTGGTGCTGCTGCGGGCGATGGAAGACCGCCGCATGCTGGACACCAATAAAGGCCGCATCGCGATCGGCTGGCTGATCGTGGAGGACCTGGCCATGGTCCTGGCGCTGGTGTTGCTGCCGGCCCTGGCCGGCGCGCTAGGCGACGGCGGCACGGCGCAGGCCGCAGTTGAAGCCGGCGGCGGTGCAGCGGTCAACGCCGCCCAGGCTGAGCCCAGCGCCTGGCTGGCCATTGCCAAGGCCATCGGCATCACCCTGCTGCAGGTCGCCGCGTTCGTCGCGGTCATGCTGATCGTCGGCAAGCGCGTGATCCCGTGGACGCTGGAAAAAGTCGCCGCCACCGGCTCGCGCGAACTGTTCACCCTGTCGGTGCTGGCCATCGCCCTGGGCGTGGCATTCGGTTCGGCCAAGCTGTTCGGCGTGTCCTTCGCGCTGGGCGCGTTCTTCGCCGGCATGCTGCTCAACGAATCCGAACTCAGCCACAAGGCGGCCAATGATTCGCTGCCGCTGCGCGATGCGTTCGCGGTGCTGTTCTTCGTCTCGGTCGGCATGTTGTTCGACCCGACCATCATCGTGAAGTACCCGCTGCAGGTGCTGGCGACCTTCCTGATCATCGTGGTCGGCAAGTCGGTGGCGGCCTACGCCATCGTGCGCGCGTTCGGCCATCCCAAGGGCACCGCGCTGACCATTTCGGCCAGCCTGGCGCAGATCGGCGAGTTCTCCTTCATCCTGGCAGGCCTGGGCCTGACCTTGAAGATCCTGCCGCAGGAAGGCCACGACATGATCCTGGCCGGTGCGCTGCTGTCGATCGTGGCCAATCCATTCCTGTTCACCGCGCTGGACTGGTGGAACAAGCGCAACGAACAGGAGTCCCCCACCGTCGCCGAACCCGAACCGCTGCCCGGCCCGCCGCTGGAGGCCTTTGACCACGCCATCGTGATCGGCTACGGCCGCGTCGGCAGCAACCTGGCCCGCGTGCTGCGCGAGCGTGGCGTGCCGCTGGTGGTGATCGACGACAACCGCGACAACGTCGAGAAGGCGCACGCCGCCGGCATTCCCGCGATCCGTGGCAGCGCCGCCGCCGATGCGGTGCTGGCCGAAGCGCAGCCGGGCAAAGCCAAGATCGCCGTGCTGGCGATCCCGCAGCCGCTGGAAGCTGGCGAAGCCATCGCCAAGCTACGTGCGCTCAATCCGGAACTGACGGTGCTGGCGCGTGCGCATAGCGAGGCCGAAGTCACACATCTGCTCGGACACGGCGCCGACGGCGCGGTGCTGGCCGAACGCGAGCTGGCCCACTCCCTGGCCGAAATGATCCTGGCCACGCCGCCCTATCGCGCACTGCGTGCGCACGCTTGACCGTGGTGCCACGCGTTTAGCGGTGACCCCCGGCCACGGATTAGGTAAAGTCTCCGGCTCACGCCTGGCCGGGACCGCGCCCGGCTTTTTCAGGGGAAATGTCTTGCGCATCTTGTTTGTTGGCGACCCATCAACGTTTTCATTGGAACTGTCCGCTTACATCAGCGAACTGGGCGACGACTGGCAGATCCTGGTCGCCGCCAACGGTGAAGCCGCCATCGCCGAGGTTGCCCAATCGTCGATCGACGTGGTGATCGTCGCGCCCGTGCTTTCAGATCTGAGTGCGACAACGCTGCTCGGACAGATCAGGACCCTGCGCCCGGAAACCAGTCGGATCGCGCTGGTCGATGTCCAGGAGGCCCAGCGCGCCCCGGCGGCACGCATCATCGGCGTGGCACATCGTCTCCTTCCGGTCCCGCTGACGCCGGAAGCCTTGCTCGAAGCCGTCACCAGCCTGGAGGAACTGCGCGAGCTGCTGGACAACCCCAAGCTCCGCACTTCGATCGGGCGCATCGAAAAGCTGCCTTCACCGCCGCATCTGTACCTCAGCCTGATGCAGGCGCTCGAGGAAGACGAGCAGACCGATGCCAACGACATCGCCAAGCTGGTCTCCGGCGACCCGGCGATTGCCGCCAAGGTCCTGCAACTCTGCAACTCGGCATTCTTTTCCGGTGGCCGCAGCATTGCCGACCTGCGCACGGCGGTCACCCGCCTTGGGATCTCGACGCTGCGCGACCTGGTCCTGGCCAGCGAGGTGTTCTCGATCCCATCGCTCCCCCAGGCAGAACGCACGGCCATGCAGCAGCGCGCGCTGCTGTCCTCGAGGCTCGCCGCCAAGATCCTGCCCGCATCCAGCGCCGAGCTGGGATCCACCGCAGCGTTGCTGGCTGACATCGGGCTGCTGCTTCCCGGCGTTCGCAACGAACACACGCCCCCGACCGACGCGCACGACGACCGCCCGGGCCATAGCGAGGCCGGCGCTTATCTGCTCGGACTGTGGGGCCTGCCGATGCCGATCATCGAGGCGGTGGCATTCCAGCTTCACCCCCAGCGTTCCAGCCTGCGCAGCTTCTGGGTGACCGGGGCGGTGCATGTCGCCACCGCGCTGGTCAGCGGCAATCCCGTCGACGAGGAATACCTGCGCAAGGTCGGCGTGCTGCCGAAGCTCCCCGGTTGGCGCGAGCAGGCCGAAAAGCTCCTGGGCCGGGCAGAAGACGTCTAGAACCCGCATAGCCCGCCGCCGATCGCCACCGTTCTCCACGGCCGGCGACCGGTGCGCCGACCCGATCCGCATTGCGCAGCATCATCGAGACGACGCAAGCACATGCCGCCGCGCGGGTGATCCCGTGGCCCCAAGCTGATGACCGATGGGTAGCCCTGCGATCTGCAGGGATTCAAGGCCCACCCCACCGCCGCCATCTCGTGCCGGCTTCCCCGGGTGATGCCGGACGGGCCGTTCAACCGGCCAGGGAATGATCCCGCCCGTCCCACTCAAATCGGTCGCGCCCGACCCGGGCCAGACACAGACAGACCGGTCCGTGCAGGACATCACCGCGGCAACAATCACCGGGATCGCCCGGCACATTCTGCTGGAAGAACAGCTGACAGGCCTTAACTATTGGCGCGATGTGACTGCGGCGCAGCAAATTCTCACGATTGCAATTTTTCCGTTGTGTAACCGTTTTCTTGTTGATAGAAAACACCAAGAGAACGCGCGCTCCGTCTCCGAAAAGCATTTGCAGTCCTGTCAGCACAGTCCCGGTTGAACCGCGTGTCGGTCCTTGGCCCGCGGTTCGCCT
Proteins encoded in this window:
- a CDS encoding ABC-F family ATP-binding cassette domain-containing protein — its product is MISLRNFALRRGERLLLSNVDLTMHAGYRVGVVGRNGTGKSSLFAAVKGELEADKGDVELPGKVRTASVAQETPALPDPALDFVLGGDTEVAEVLAAEADAVAREDWEAVAAVHIRMEEVGGYDAQARAGKLLHGLGFPPETHSRAVKDFSGGWRVRLNLARALMMPSDLLLLDEPTNHLDLDAVFWLEQWLLKYPGTLLLISHDREFLDNVATHTLHLHGGGAKLYVGGYTDFERQRTEHLRQQQIQHEKAEAERAHLQSFIDRFKAQASKASQAQSRIKRLAKMAGTEAVRAEREFRIEFSEPARLPYSLIRLNHADCGYGDDAVILHDVGFGLEAGDRIGLLGPNGAGKSTLVKTLVGELQPVKGERSAHPDLRIGYFAQHTVESLHEGQSPIDHFREISPDASTQSFRDFLGKWNFPGDRAFEVVDGFSGGERARLALALIAWQQPNVLLLDEPTNHLDLEMREALAEALSIFEGAIVMVSHDRHLIGLVCDTFWRVADGVVEPFAGDLDEYAAWLRSRPNAQGTKQKMAAAAPTPPPPTKPITQKKPPNPHKLKAAEEKMAELEAALAGIDAQLADPANAAKGSALIDLGRQRDMTAADLAKAEAAWMALYDDAA
- a CDS encoding HDOD domain-containing protein: MRILFVGDPSTFSLELSAYISELGDDWQILVAANGEAAIAEVAQSSIDVVIVAPVLSDLSATTLLGQIRTLRPETSRIALVDVQEAQRAPAARIIGVAHRLLPVPLTPEALLEAVTSLEELRELLDNPKLRTSIGRIEKLPSPPHLYLSLMQALEEDEQTDANDIAKLVSGDPAIAAKVLQLCNSAFFSGGRSIADLRTAVTRLGISTLRDLVLASEVFSIPSLPQAERTAMQQRALLSSRLAAKILPASSAELGSTAALLADIGLLLPGVRNEHTPPTDAHDDRPGHSEAGAYLLGLWGLPMPIIEAVAFQLHPQRSSLRSFWVTGAVHVATALVSGNPVDEEYLRKVGVLPKLPGWREQAEKLLGRAEDV
- the ybaL gene encoding YbaL family putative K(+) efflux transporter, producing MHHDTSLIDIIAVGLAVAFVFGALANKLKLSPLVGYLVAGMVVGPFTPGFVADQHLATQLSELGVMLLMFGVGLHFSLADLMSVKKIAIPGAVVQIAVATLLGWGLAWWMDWNPLQGFVFGLALSVASTVVLLRAMEDRRMLDTNKGRIAIGWLIVEDLAMVLALVLLPALAGALGDGGTAQAAVEAGGGAAVNAAQAEPSAWLAIAKAIGITLLQVAAFVAVMLIVGKRVIPWTLEKVAATGSRELFTLSVLAIALGVAFGSAKLFGVSFALGAFFAGMLLNESELSHKAANDSLPLRDAFAVLFFVSVGMLFDPTIIVKYPLQVLATFLIIVVGKSVAAYAIVRAFGHPKGTALTISASLAQIGEFSFILAGLGLTLKILPQEGHDMILAGALLSIVANPFLFTALDWWNKRNEQESPTVAEPEPLPGPPLEAFDHAIVIGYGRVGSNLARVLRERGVPLVVIDDNRDNVEKAHAAGIPAIRGSAAADAVLAEAQPGKAKIAVLAIPQPLEAGEAIAKLRALNPELTVLARAHSEAEVTHLLGHGADGAVLAERELAHSLAEMILATPPYRALRAHA
- a CDS encoding TonB-dependent receptor, which codes for MIRSQSQLAIAIVLALSTSAVHAQDATSSQKTASTLDTVIVTGTHVANRTVAESQSAIDIITPETLQATGTTELATALSRALPSLNFPRPALVDGTSGVRPAQLRGLSPDQVLVLVNGKRYHPSAAINLNGSIGRGSSAVDLNSIPVAAIERVEVLRDGASAQYGSDAIAGVINIVLKGSGKGGSLAVNYGGYSAGDGEQFQLSGDTGVEFGNGRGSLHVAGQVGNQDATNRSGAYAGTTPNTGNYPAVGEKAFIIGDPKVDAGAVSANASFDFTNNITGYATAILSNRDIDSYAFYRSPNHNSQTALLAQFYPDGYVPVINQYSKDRSFLAGVKGSTDGGFTWDVSYNYGYNKIDYYTRNSINYSLGTDSPTSFYDGALEYTQNIFNADFTQSLDWGLAYPVTWSFGTEYRQEKWNQSPGEVASYTGSGAQGFIGFTAANAVHADRHNYAFYTGLEADITDKFSAGLTGRFEDYSDFGSKVSGKLSARYAFTDRIALRATASNGFRAPSLAQQSFQAISSTVTNGIFYQSGTFPANSAVAQALGATPLKAETSINYSVGLVLQPTDQFSLTVDAYQIKIDDRILLSSNITTTTAAQALLASLGQDQVTQFRYFTNAADTRTRGVDVVGTYAIPFAASGLDLTASYSYGKTEVTSLDASPSVLTDLGITTSLIGRDEIGRLEDSFPKSKAILGGTWHSDHWSLGLTGTRYGSVTVRSSTTPANDQTYAAKWLVDLTASYKPTSQWTLTLGVDNVFDTYPDKNWYVNSTSGVFPYSNYSPFGFNGAYAYGKVAYTW